The genomic region GAAGAAGCGCGTCCACTCGAGAAGAATCCATCCGCCGGCCAAGGCCCACACACGAGCTCGCCTGGATTGAAAAAATTGCACGACCAAGGCCGCCACGAAAGCAAGGAATCCTCCTTCCAGGGCGTAGAGCAAGGTAGCCAGGAAACCCAAGAAAGGCACGCCGAATAACTTGCCGAGAAATGGAATCAGCCACCAGAGCTGAACGGCAAAATACGCTGTTCCGGCCCACCACATCCGGCTGACCACTTCAGGCCTTCGTTCAGCACTCGCGATGTGAGCAAGGAGGAGTGCAAGAGGAACGGGGGCGAGGAAACTCCAGGGAAGAGGAAGACCACATGCCCCGAGCAGCGCACCGAGGAGAAGAGCAATCAGGGCGGGTGGCAGAGACAGCATCGAGTCATGGTAGCGACATCGCCTCCAGCGACGTCCAGCCTGTCATCACACGTGAACTGACTCATGGTGCCTGTGATGCGGCCAGTGGGTGACACCTGTCATTTTCAGAGCGACCGAACGCTCCCTCGCTGATGGGGAACTGGCGGGTACGCAGGGGAGGTCTCGGATGCCCTCCGGATCTGCATTCCCGGTGTCGCGAGCACGCTCGGGGAGTCTGCCTCGAAGACTGGGCTTCAGCAGGACATGCGTGAATGCCTTGCTGCCCACGCAGAATTGGTCTCGCCGTCCTTCTCTTGGAAACAGGATACTCATGCCGTCATTATCGGTGTTGTAACAGTAGATTATTGGGGGCTAGAGGAACCTCACCGGCAGGTGCTGGCCCTCTCGCTTCAGGCACGAATGCTTTGCCACCTCAAGAGTGGGATGGCAACGTCTGATCGGGACTAACGCGCAACACGGGAAACGCCAGTTGTGCGCTTTTGCCGGAAAGGAAGTGAGCCGTCTTCGGTGGTCGTTGCCGATTTTGGTTGGATTGCTGAAGTCTCCGGAAAGGGTGTCTTGACAAAGGATGTTCTAACATATAAAGTAACCACCAGCGAAGAACAAAAGAAAGCAGCCGCCACAACGCACCACACACCCCTCACGAAATAAGGAGCCCCACATGCGCGCACTTCACGTTCCCGCCGCCAGCGAACAACCCCAACTCTCCGATATCCCGGCTCCGACGGCCACTGAAGGCACCGTCCTGATTCGCGTCAAAGCTGCTGGCTTGAATCCCATTGACAACGGCGTCGCCGCGGGCATGCTGGCTCAGTACGGCCTGCCGCACGAGTACCCCGTGGTGCTGGGACGTGACGCCGCCGGCATCGTCGAAGCCGTCGGGGCGGGCGTCGATCACGTCGCCGTCGGTGACGAAGTGCTCGGCCACGTGCTGCTCGCGCCACCCATCTCCGCCGGCACGCTCGCCGAACTCGCGCTGCTGCCCGCCGACGCCGTCACCAAGAAGCCCGCCAAGTTGGACTTCACCACGGCCGCCGCCCTTCCGCTCGCTGGAGCGTCGGCGGTTCAAGTGATCGACGCGATCAACCCGCAAGCCGGTCAAACCGTGCTCGTCAACGGCGCGTCGGGCGGTGTGGGGTCCTTCGTCGTGCAACTGCTTGCGGCTCGAGGCGTGACCGTCATCGCCACCGGCAGAGCCACGGACGTCACTCGTTTGACCGAACTCGGCGCGTCCAAGGTCATCGACTTCACCGCCGGATCGGTTGCCGAGCAAGTTCGCGCGGCCTCCCCTGAAGGTGTGGACGCCATGATCAACTTGCACGGCATGGACCCCGCGGGCGTTCCCGTGGGCGCGGTGCGCCGTGGCGGCCGGATCTCCAGCCTCGCGGCGATGCCGGATGAAGCGACGTTGAGCGCGGCCGGCGTGACGGGCACGCCCGTCATGAGCCGCCCGACGCGGGACGTGCTCGCGCCGCTCGCCGAGCAAGCGGCCGCCGGGACGCTCAAGGTCGTCGTGTCCGATGTGTTGCCGCTCGACCGGGCCGCTGAGGGTTTGGGGCGTCTGGCCACGGGTGGTGCGAGCGGGAAGCTCGTCGTGACCCTCGAAGACTGAACTTCGACTTCTCAACTGGAAGAAACTCGATTTCGCTGAACGAGAGGGGCAGCGTCGTGTCACTCACTGACACCGACCTGCCCTTTGTCCGGTCATCCCACGAATATGACCGCTCACCTTCAGGAGCACCTCATGATTGCAGTCACCGGCGCTACCGGCCACCTTGGCCGTCTCACCCTTCAAGCCCTCCTTCGACGCGGCGTGCCCGCCAGCGACCTGATTGCCGTCGTTCGCAACCCGGCCAAAGCCGCTGACCTCACCGCGCAAGGCGTCCAAGTCCGCCAAGGGGACTACTTTCAACCAGACACCTTGGTCAACGCCCTCGAGGCGGTCGACACGCTGCTGCTAATCAGCAGCAGCGACTTCCAAGATCGCGTCGGACAGCACCGCAACGTCGTGGCCGCCGCCAAAACGGCTGGTGTGAAGCGCATCGCGTACACCAGTATTCTCGGCGCGGACACCACTTCCATGCTGCTCGCACGTGACCACCACGCTACGGAAGAACTGATTCGTGAATCGGGCCTGCCGTACGTGATCTTGCGCAACGGCTGGTACACCGAGAACTACACCGGCACGCTCGAGCAGACCCTCGCGCAAGGCGTGATTCTCGGCGCGGCCGGCGACGGCCGCTTCACTCCCGCCACCCGCGCCGATTATGCCGAGGCGGCCGCGGCCGTGCTCACCACGGAAGGCCACGAGAACGTCACCTACGAACTTGGCGGGGACGAGGCGGTCACCATGTTGTACCTTGCCGCGGAGCTCGGCCGCCAGGGTGGTCGGCCTGTCACGTACCAGAACCTCCCAGGCGAAGAGTACACCCGGATGCTCGTGAGCTTCGGCCTGCCGGAAGGCTTCGCGACCATCCTCGCCGACTCGGACGCCGGGATCGAACGTGGCGACCTCGCTACCAGCAGCGGTGACCTGCGCCGCCTCATCGGCCGACCCACCACGCCCCTCGCGGACGCCCTTCATACGGCGTTGCATTCCGTCAACCTGAAGTGACGTCGTGAGCAAGAAGCGCCCCTCGTCCAACAGCGGCAAAACAAGCAACACTCCCGGAAAAACCGCCAATGCTCCGAGCAAGACCGGCCATGCTCCCGGCAAGATCACCAATGCCCAGAAGCTTCGTCAAGCGCAGCGCAAAGCGCAGTTGCGCACCTGGATCATCACGGGTGTGAGCGTCGCGGCCGTCGTGGGTGGCGTGATCGCTTGGAATGCCACCACTCGAGTCGATGGCGTCACCAGCTTCAGTTACGCGGGAAGTGTCCACCAGCAAGGCACCGTGCAGTACGCCGAAACGCCTCCTGTGGGTGGCCCGCACCATCCCGCGTGGTTCAACTGCGGCGTGTACCGCCAACCCATCACCAAGGAGCAAGCCGTGCACTCGATGGAGCACGGTGCCGTGTGGATTACGTACCGACCCGACCTTCCGCAAGCACAGGTCAAGATCCTCGAACGACTCGTCGATGGGTACACGTACACGTTGCTCTCCCCGTACCCTGGGCTGGACACGCCCGTCGTGATCAGTGCTTGGAACCGACAGTTGCGCGTGCAGGACGTGAACGACCCCCGCCTCGGGCAGTTCCTGGCGAAGTTCGAGCAGGGCAGCCAGGCGCCGGAACGTGGCGCGCCCTGCATCGGGGGCGCCAGCTCGTAATCGACCGACAAGAGCCTCATCGAAGGTTGACGTCAAGGCATGGCCATGGGAGCGACCCGCTGAAAAGGCTGTTCATTCGCTGATTTACAAAGCGGACTTGCGCGCTAGAAGGTGCGTGAATGCGAGGGATAGCTCGGCATCTTACCTTTACGGCTGAGTTTGGCGAACGAGACGCACCACTCCACATGGAATGGTGCGTCTCG from Deinococcus yavapaiensis KR-236 harbors:
- a CDS encoding DUF3105 domain-containing protein is translated as MSKKRPSSNSGKTSNTPGKTANAPSKTGHAPGKITNAQKLRQAQRKAQLRTWIITGVSVAAVVGGVIAWNATTRVDGVTSFSYAGSVHQQGTVQYAETPPVGGPHHPAWFNCGVYRQPITKEQAVHSMEHGAVWITYRPDLPQAQVKILERLVDGYTYTLLSPYPGLDTPVVISAWNRQLRVQDVNDPRLGQFLAKFEQGSQAPERGAPCIGGASS
- a CDS encoding SDR family oxidoreductase gives rise to the protein MIAVTGATGHLGRLTLQALLRRGVPASDLIAVVRNPAKAADLTAQGVQVRQGDYFQPDTLVNALEAVDTLLLISSSDFQDRVGQHRNVVAAAKTAGVKRIAYTSILGADTTSMLLARDHHATEELIRESGLPYVILRNGWYTENYTGTLEQTLAQGVILGAAGDGRFTPATRADYAEAAAAVLTTEGHENVTYELGGDEAVTMLYLAAELGRQGGRPVTYQNLPGEEYTRMLVSFGLPEGFATILADSDAGIERGDLATSSGDLRRLIGRPTTPLADALHTALHSVNLK
- a CDS encoding NADP-dependent oxidoreductase; protein product: MRALHVPAASEQPQLSDIPAPTATEGTVLIRVKAAGLNPIDNGVAAGMLAQYGLPHEYPVVLGRDAAGIVEAVGAGVDHVAVGDEVLGHVLLAPPISAGTLAELALLPADAVTKKPAKLDFTTAAALPLAGASAVQVIDAINPQAGQTVLVNGASGGVGSFVVQLLAARGVTVIATGRATDVTRLTELGASKVIDFTAGSVAEQVRAASPEGVDAMINLHGMDPAGVPVGAVRRGGRISSLAAMPDEATLSAAGVTGTPVMSRPTRDVLAPLAEQAAAGTLKVVVSDVLPLDRAAEGLGRLATGGASGKLVVTLED